The proteins below are encoded in one region of Plutella xylostella chromosome 13, ilPluXylo3.1, whole genome shotgun sequence:
- the LOC119692132 gene encoding uncharacterized protein LOC119692132 — protein sequence MSFMRDIKSQMSEVQSSIEFMSQKYDELLIRFNDMEEEQKSDKKKIALLESKIEFLDRASRSGSIELINVPQKNGETKSDLLHVLKKTGDVLKVSIENSEVKNIHRISTSNPSNKPIIAEFATVLKKEEVLSAVKIFNKNHKDDKLNTMHLHIEGPKRAIYVSESLTFKNKKIYAMARETSKALNYKYCWISHGTVYLRKQDGAPALRIIDESDLLKIKQ from the coding sequence ATGAGTTTCATGAGAGACATAAAATCCCAAATGAGTGAGGTTCAAAGCTCCATAGAATTTATGTCTCAAAAATACGATGAACTTCTTATTAGGTTCAATGACATGGAAGAAGAGCAAAAATCAGACAAGAAAAAGATAGCGCTCCTCGAGAGCAAAATTGAGTTCCTGGACCGCGCTTCTCGTTCTGGCTCGatagaactaataaatgtCCCGCAAAAAAATGGAGAAACCAAGTCGGACTTATTGCACGTGCTGAAAAAGACTGGGGATGTCCTTAAAGTCAGCATCGAGAATAGTGAAGTCAAAAATATACATCGGATTTCCACCTCTAACCCCAGCAACAAGCCGATCATTGCCGAGTTTGCGACTGTCCTAAAAAAGGAAGAAGTGTTGTCCGccgttaaaatatttaacaaaaaccATAAGGATGACAAGCTTAACACAATGCACCTACATATTGAAGGTCCAAAAAGAGCAATATACGTATCGGAGAGCCTCACCttcaaaaataagaaaatctACGCAATGGCCAGGGAAACGTCCAAAGCCCTGAACTATAAATATTGCTGGATCTCGCATGGCACTGTCTACCTCCGCAAGCAAGATGGTGCTCCCGCACTGCGTATTATTGACGAGTCAGACCTTTTAAAAATCAAACAGTGA